The nucleotide window GACAATGTAGCCTTCGTCCACGTCACCTACGTGCCGAAGCTCAAGGTTGTTGGAGAGCAGAAAACCAAGCCGACCCAGCACAGCGTCAAGGAACTTAGGAGCCTTGGAATCCAGCCCGATGCTATAGTGGCCCGCTCTGAAGACCCGCTCGAAGAAAGCGCGAGAATGAAGATAAGCCTTTTCACCAACGTCCCCGACGAGGCTGTAATCAGCGCCTACGACGTCGAGGACACCTACGAGGTACCTCTGATGCTCGAGAAGGAGGGGCTAGCCCGGTACATCACCAAGCGCCTCGGTCTGCCCGAAAGGGAGCCAGACCTCGATGCCTGGAGGGCCATGGTTGAGAAGTACAAGTCCCTTACCGACACGGTTGAGATAGCCGTCGTCGGAAAGTACGTCAAGCTTTCGGACTCCTACCTGAGCATCAAGGAGGCGTTAAAACACTCCAGCGTTGCCAACGGCGTCAAGGTCAGGATACGGTGGGTGGAGGCTGAGGAGCTTGAAAAGCACGGTGTCAGGCTTCTGGAGGGGGTCGATGGAATAATCGTCCCGGGCGGCTTCGGTGCCCGTGGAACCGAGGGCAAAATGATGGCGGCTCGCTACGCCAGGGAGAACGATATCCCGTTCCTGGGGATCTGCTTCGGCTTCCAGCTGACCGTTGTGGAGTTCGCGAGGAACGTTCTGGGCCTGAAGGGGGCGCATTCAACCGAGATAGACCCGCAGACACCTTACCCAGTCGTCGATTTGATGCCCGAGCAGAGGGATCTGGACAGGCTCGGAGGTACGATGAGGCTCGGGGCTTATCCCGTCCACATAAAACCCAACACCATGGCAAGGACACTTTACGGGAAGGAGATAGTTTACGAGCGCCACAGGCACCGCTGGGAGGTCAATCCCGACTACATAGAGGAGTTCGAGAAGGCAGGCCTGGTCTTCAGCGGAGTGGCTGGGGACGACGGCAGGAGAATGGAGATACTCGAGCTCCCGGACAGGAGGTACTTCATAGCCACACAGTTCCACCCCGAGTTCAAGTCGCGGCCGATGAACCCCGCGCCGGTGTTCCGCGGGCTCGTTAAGGCCGCAAAAGAGAGGAAATACGGGGGTTAGATCTCAATTCCAAGCTCCATGAGCTCTTTGTCAACTTTTTTCAGTTCTTCCATCTTCTGAATCTCCAGGTAGAATACAACCCCCCCAACGCACAGGAACTCCATTAGGAGGGCGTTGAATGGGGCCTGGATGAACTGCGAGACGTAGCTGGCAATCCCTGCTGGGAGGATTACCTCCGCCGCAAAGCTCAGAGGTCCAGTAACCATCGTTATCGCTATCACGCCCACCCAGAGGAGCACGCCGAACGCAAGGCTGGAGAGGGCGTTTCCGAAAATCATTCCAAATGCCTCAAAGGCCGCGCTTATCCTTCCCTTATCCGCGTAGAGAGGTATTGCTATGGCCGTGAGGCTGGTTGTGATGGCCAGTACCGCAAGGAGGAGCAGGACTCCGATTAGTACCAGCACCGCGCCCCATGGGAGGAACAGCGCTCCCAGAACCGCAGGGATAAGCGCGACCGCGGCGAGTGAGATGGCAACTACCATGAAAATCAGCTCTATGATAACGACGCCCGGCAGGTGCTTGAGGCCGTCGATTAGGAGTTCACCCAGGGAATAATCCTTCCCGGACTCGTGGAGGAGGGTACCCTTCGTGATGGCGTACTGGACTATCGAGCCAATGATGGTGCTGATGAGGGTCATCACCGCGAAGGCCTTTCCGAGCTGAGTGAGGTAGTCCAGGAACTCTTCCTCCACGTCCCCACCGTACTGCTCTATCATCACATCCCCGCTGGTGGTCTGGTTCGGGGTGATTTCAAAGGACGGCTCACCTGGTAGCAGATACGCCGCCACCGGAGCGAGAAGGAGTGCGAAGATCAGTGCCGGGATGTAGAGTCTCTTTGCTTCCATTATGAGCGAGAATGTCCTTACAAACGCATCTACCGCGCCCATTCCACCACCTGCTGGAGTAATGGGGGATGGGCCTTTTAAATTTTTTGAGTCTGCGAGCCAGAAAAGCTTATAAACGAACCCCCGAAAGTGGCGATAGGTTGTAAACGGTGAATATCAATCTCATGAGGTGAGAAGAATGGCTATCTGGCAGGGAAGATCACTCAAGAAGCCTTCGGGCGGAAGGATTATCCTCGCTAGGAAGAAGAGGAAGAGGGAGCTCGGAAGGGAGCCCGCTTTCACCAAGGTCGGCGAGGACAGGGAGAAGAAGAAGATAATCAGGACCTACGGCGGAAACAGGAAGGTAAGGCTCATCGAGGCCCTCTACGCCAACGTCTTCGACGGCGGGAAGGGCAAGAAGGTCAAGATACTCAACGTCGTTGAGAACCCGGCCAACAGGCAGTACGTCAGGAGAAACATAATCACCAAGGGCGCCATCGTCGAGACCGAGGCCGGCAGGGCCATCGTCACCAGCAGGCCCGGCCAGGACGGAGTTGTAAACGCCGTCCTTATCAAGGAAGAGAGCGCCTGAACTCTTTTCCCCTTTTAAATGTCATCGTTAAGTACCGTTAACCCTAAAAACTTTACGCTACCGTTAACTTCTCTGGCCTTACGGGGGTTAACGATGAACCATCTCGTACCTTCTCTGGGCACCTCTGCCTGTGGCTCTTGCGAGGCCCAGGGCTTCGAGCTTTTCAATCCTCTTTAACACGGCGGGCTTTGAGAGGCCGACGTACTCCGCTATCTCACCGCTCCTCCTTGGGACAGTCAGGAACTCCAAGATTTTTCTGTCAGTATCATCCAAAAGCTCGTCAGTTTTCTTCTTGAAGACCACTTCAAAGCGGTTTGCACTGCTCTTAAACTCTACCTCCACGAGGCCGTGTTTTCTGCATTCCTCGCGGATCAGTCTTAGGCCGTAGCCGTACTTTTCGATGTAGCCCGCATCGTACATAAGTCCGCAGAGGTTCGGGTTCCTCGGCACGTGTTCGGGGTCTTCGAGGTCCACTCCCGGCATCAGGCCCCCGGGATTTCTTATTACAATCATGTCGGGATGAATGAAAATCCTAACGTCCGCGGGGATTGCGTAGTTCCTGTGGGCGAAGGCGTTTATTATCGCCTCCCTAACGGCCCTTAGGGGATACTCGGGCAGTTTGGTTCTCTTCGTTCTCGCCACCACTTCTATCGTGCTGAACTGGGAAAGGAGCTCCGCGTACATCTCATCTATAACCTTCCATACAGGCCCCCGGAACTCCCTGCTCCACACAGGTCTCTCTCCGTCCATTCTGACAATCCTGCCCCCTGCGTGCGGTATGAACTCCTCGACATCGGTGAAAAACAGGACTCCTGCATTCGTCAGCTTGTCTCCTTTAATCGCCTTTGCGCTCCTTAGGTAGCGGCTCCAGTCTTCCTCTGGGATACGTCTGCCCCTTGCCTTCTCCACCGCTGAGAAAAACCATTCCACGTATTCTTCCTTCGTCTTCGAGAGTTCTGCCGCGGGAAACTCGTCCCAGGTAACCGCCCCCAGCTCGGAGGAGAGCATGAGAATCTCCTGGATTGAAAGGGGCCTTATCCCAGAGCCTATCCTGATGTAGGCAACTCCACCGATAGAGCAGAGGTTCCGGGACTTTGGAACTTCTATGACAAGGACGTTTCTGTCCCCAAGCTCAAGCGCGTGGGTTTTTACCTGAAGAGGAGGGGTGATGTTCTGGAGTGAGGAGGATATCGTTTCCCTAGCCTTTTTGATGTCACATCCCAAAACATTGCCCTCGTCGCTTACACCTATAAGGATGTAGCCCCCGTCGGCGTTTGCCATGGCACATATCTCTCTGGCGATTTCAGGCGTTGCCCTGCGTTTGAACTCTATCCTCTCGTTCTCTCCTTGGCGAATGAGTGCCAGAAGTTCGTTCACGTCCATGATTACCGTTAAGTACCGTTAACCCTAAAAACTTTACGCTACCGTTAACTTCTCTGGCCTTACGGGGGTTAACGATATAAAAGAAGAGCGGTCAGAGCTCCAGCTCGTCCCTGTACTTCCGCAGCTCCTTCTCCATTATTTTCCTTGCCTGCTCCTCAACCATCGGTTTGACCAGCTCGATGACGCGTCTCTTCAGCTCATCCAGGCCTTCACCGTTGAGCGCCGAGATTCTGAGGGGTTCGAGCCCCTTGGAGCGGACGAAGTTCTCAACAGTCTTTATTTTCTCCTCGTCCGCTATGTCCACCTTGTTGAGGACAACGATGAAGGGGAACTCGCCGAACTCGGCGTAGATTTCCTCGAACAGGTGGGTCTGCTCTTCAATCGGATAGCCGCAGTACTCACTGGGGTCGAAGATGTAAACTATCACCTTTCCGAGGTGCTTTAAAGCCAAGATAGCCTGTCTCTCGACCTCGTTCCTCTCGCTCAGCGGCCTGTCGAGCAAACCCGGTGTGTCTATGACCTGGTATTTCAGGTAGTGCTCCTCGAACTGGCCGACGTTTATGCCCTTGGTGGTGAAGGGGTAGCTGGCAACCTCGGGTCTGGCGTTCGTCAGCACCCTGAGGAGCGTGCTCTTGCCGACGTTGGGATGACCTGCTATCACGACCGTCGGAAGGTTGAGATCAACGACCGGGAGGTCTTTGAGGACGTTTCTGGCCTGGTTGAGGTACTCAAGGTCGTCGGCGATGTCCCTGATGACGTCGGCGACGCGGCCGTAGAACTGCCTGCGGAGCCTTGACATCTCGTCCGGGTCGCGCGAGTATCGTATCTTCTCGGCGTAGCGCTGCTCAAGGTTCCGTATCGTCTTTATTGCCCAGTTGACGTGGGCCAGGGAGCGGTGGAACTGGTCGCGATCAACGAGCGTATCAACCAGCTCCCTGTAGAACGGAGGAAGTTCTGAAACCCCCGGTGTCCTGTCCAGCAGTTTCTTCAGGTTGTCGCGGATGACGTTGGAGATCGTTCTGATTCTCAGCTCTTCCCTCTGCCTGGCCTTGGCCCTGGGGCCGCCCTTGGGGGTGAGGGCCGAGGCCGCTTTCTCCGCTCTCCTGAAGGCCTTATCGATAATCTCGTCAGCGGTAAGAACAGTGGGCATCTTCTCAAAAGGATTTCTCATAACATCACCCCGTTATCTCGCGGAGAAAAGTTAAAAGAAGAGTTTAAAAAGTTGCCCCTCATTCATCGAGGGACTTGGAGACGGTATAGCCTATAAAAGAGGCCAGAAAGACCAAGATGAACAGGATAAGCGTCATTATCCTTCCGGCTTGGTTGCTGTCGGTGAATCCGGCCGCTATCATGAGGAAAAAGACCACCACAAGCAGGATTCCAAGTTTCTCAAACAGGTTCTCATGAGTGTTGAACTTTTTAATTATCGCACCTACTTCCACGTATTCCACCCCCTAAAGGTTCGTTCTAAAATCAGAAAGGTGCGGAAATATAAAAAACTATCGCAGAAGAGGGTCAGAGTTCGATTACCCTTCCCACGTAAAGCTGCTCTATCCTCTCGCCCAGCCCCGCCTTCAGGAATGCGTACTCGTCCAGACCCGTGCAGTGGCCGGCGTAGAGCCTTTCGGCGTCGATTCTCTCAACTACCTCATTTAGAAGCTCTTTTTTGGCGCCCCTCAGGTGAAGTCCCCCTATCAACGCCCTGACTGGCTTTCCAAGAACGTCCTCCGCGTGCCACGCTATGTTCAGAACTCCAGAGTGTCCGCAGCCGGTGACGACGGCTACCGAGTTCCCCAGGTCGATGATCAGGGCGATATCATCGGGGATCGGGTCTCTGATGAGGCTGCCGTTCTCCTCAACGTAACCAACGGCCCTGTCCCACGTGCGCCGCGGTATTTCCCCGGAACTCCAGAGTCCCGGCGCAAACTCGAAGGGCTCTTCTTTCAGGATGAACTCGGCCCCGAGCCCCTCAAGCTCCCTCCTGTCAAAGGGGATTCCTATATCCCTCCTGTGGGGTTTCAGTGCCACCCTGCGCCGGAAGATTCCTGGGTGGGCGATGACCCTCACCGGCTCCTCCCGCGCATTTAAAAACGCCTTCAGTCCGCCGGTATGGTCGTAGTGCCCGTGGGTTATGAAAACGAAGTCTATTTCCCCGGGATCGATTCCAAGCCAGGTCATGTTGCTGAGAAGCACCTCCCCGTCGGTTCCTGTGTCGATGAGCACCCTTCTGCCCCTGTGCTCCAGGAGGGCGGAAAACCCGTGCCCGCCCAGGAGGCCCTTCACGAACCCCGCATGGTTCTCATAGATCACGGTCAGCCTCATCGGAATCCCTCGAAAAGTTTATGTTTTAGGCCGTTTAAATTCTTCTGTGGTTGCCATGATATCACCCGTGGACTACGTTGCACCGCTGATTTCCGGAATGATAATCGCGCTTGGCTCCTGGCTCCCGGTCGGTCCGGAGGGTCACTCCTTCACGGCCCTTTTATGGGCTATTGCACCATCGTATGGAGATTATCTCGTTCCCTCCTATCTGGGTGTAACGTTTGCTGTCCTCTTCTATTTCAGGGAGCTGATAGCGCTCGGCTCCCACAATGCGATTAAAAGACGTCTTGATTCGGACACGGTGTACTTCATTTACGCCTCCGCCTTCACCCTGCTGGTGGGGTACCCCGTCCTGAAGACGGTTTCCGACTCAGTGGGTCCCGGTACCTCCGACCTGATAAACGCGATCGTAGGCATTGGGATGATTCTGGTGGGCCTCCTGGCCGGTACGCGCGTTCGGGCACCCCTTGAAGGGATCGAACGCAGTATCCGGGAGAAAAAGGACGAGGCCACCCTGGTGGATGCGGTGGTAGCAGGGCTGGCTCAGGGCGTCGCCCTAATAGGGGAGCTCTCAAGGAGCGGCTTTGTCCTCCTTGGCCTTGTGAGCACGGGTATGGACGTAAAGCGGGCCCTTGAGCTGAGCTTCCTGGTGGCACCCGTGTACCTGGCCATGAAGCTCGCTTTCATGGGAGGATGGGATCCAGAGCTTCCCGTCGTGCTGCTCTTCACAGCGTTCCTGGCGGCGTTCGTGGTGAGCTCTGTAACGATGAAACTCCTCCTCAAACTTGCCGGCGCGGTGGGCAGGCGGGCGTTCCTCGTGTCCTTCGGTTTAATTGCAATCGCGGTTTACCTGATGGGGGTGGTCATGTGAAGGCGGTTGTTCTTGCCGCTGGAAAGGGTGAAAGGCTCCGGCCGCTGACGGACGACAGGCCAAAGGTTATACTTAAAGTTGCCAACAGGCCTATAATCGAATACGTCCTCGAGAACCTCGATCCTTTTGTGGATGAGTTTATAGTCGTTGTCCGCTACGAGAAGGGAAAACTGATTAAGGCTCTGGGCGATGAGTTCAACGGCAAACCGATAACCTACGTCGAGCAGCTGCCCGGCGAGGGGACTGCCAAGGCAATAGAGTCTGCCCGGAAGCACATCGGGGAGGAGGAGTTCATAGTGGCCAACGGCGACATTTACTTTGAGATCGCGGGTGTAAAGGATCTGATAGGGGCCTTCAGGAGGGAAAAGGCCGACGCTGCCCTTCTCGTTAAAGAGTTCGACGACCTCAGCCACTTTGGCAAGATAGAGGTCGAAGGGAGCCTCGTTTCCGGAGTGAAGGAGAAACCCGGGAAGGTTCCCGGCTACGCCAATCTCGGTGTTTACATATTCAGGCCCGAGGTCTTCGAGTTCATCGGGAAGACCCCCGTGAGCAAGCGCGGCGAGTACGAGATAACGGACACCCTCAACCTCATGATAGGATCCGGAAAAAGGGTGACATACGCGGTTTACTCCGGCTACTGGAACGACATAGGCAGGCCCTGGAACCTCCTTGAGCTCAACGAATACATCCTGAAGAACAGGCTGAGACACGAAATACGTGGTATAGTTGAGGAGGGGGCCACTATAGTCCCGCCGGTTGAGATTGGGGAGGGCACAGTTGTCCGGAGCGGCGCGTATATCGTGGGTCCGGTTAAGATAGGAAGGAACTCCAGAATTGGCCCCAACTGCTTCATACGGCCCGCCACCAGCATAGGAGACAACTGCCACGTGGGCAACGCGGTGGAGGTCAAGAACTCCATAATAATGGACGGCAGCAATGCGCCCCACCTCAACTACGTCGGCGACTCAATAATCGGGGAGAACACCAACCTGGGAGCTGGAACTATAACCGCGAACCTCAGACACGACAGGGGCAACGTGAAGGTTGAGGTTAAGGGTAAGCTCGAGGACAGCGGCAGGCACAAGCTCGGCGCAATAATTGGCCACAACGTCAAGGTGGGCATAAACGTTAGCATCTACCCAGGAAGGAAGATAGGGAGCAACTCTTTCATAGGTCCTGGTGTCATAGTTGATAGAAACGTCCCTCCCGGCAGCCTGCTGATCGTCAAGCAGGAGAAGGAGGTACGGAAGCTTTGAGCTGG belongs to Thermococcus camini and includes:
- a CDS encoding undecaprenyl-diphosphate phosphatase, whose product is MISPVDYVAPLISGMIIALGSWLPVGPEGHSFTALLWAIAPSYGDYLVPSYLGVTFAVLFYFRELIALGSHNAIKRRLDSDTVYFIYASAFTLLVGYPVLKTVSDSVGPGTSDLINAIVGIGMILVGLLAGTRVRAPLEGIERSIREKKDEATLVDAVVAGLAQGVALIGELSRSGFVLLGLVSTGMDVKRALELSFLVAPVYLAMKLAFMGGWDPELPVVLLFTAFLAAFVVSSVTMKLLLKLAGAVGRRAFLVSFGLIAIAVYLMGVVM
- a CDS encoding 30S ribosomal protein S8e, producing the protein MAIWQGRSLKKPSGGRIILARKKRKRELGREPAFTKVGEDREKKKIIRTYGGNRKVRLIEALYANVFDGGKGKKVKILNVVENPANRQYVRRNIITKGAIVETEAGRAIVTSRPGQDGVVNAVLIKEESA
- a CDS encoding MBL fold metallo-hydrolase, with translation MRLTVIYENHAGFVKGLLGGHGFSALLEHRGRRVLIDTGTDGEVLLSNMTWLGIDPGEIDFVFITHGHYDHTGGLKAFLNAREEPVRVIAHPGIFRRRVALKPHRRDIGIPFDRRELEGLGAEFILKEEPFEFAPGLWSSGEIPRRTWDRAVGYVEENGSLIRDPIPDDIALIIDLGNSVAVVTGCGHSGVLNIAWHAEDVLGKPVRALIGGLHLRGAKKELLNEVVERIDAERLYAGHCTGLDEYAFLKAGLGERIEQLYVGRVIEL
- a CDS encoding DUF4013 domain-containing protein, whose amino-acid sequence is MGAVDAFVRTFSLIMEAKRLYIPALIFALLLAPVAAYLLPGEPSFEITPNQTTSGDVMIEQYGGDVEEEFLDYLTQLGKAFAVMTLISTIIGSIVQYAITKGTLLHESGKDYSLGELLIDGLKHLPGVVIIELIFMVVAISLAAVALIPAVLGALFLPWGAVLVLIGVLLLLAVLAITTSLTAIAIPLYADKGRISAAFEAFGMIFGNALSSLAFGVLLWVGVIAITMVTGPLSFAAEVILPAGIASYVSQFIQAPFNALLMEFLCVGGVVFYLEIQKMEELKKVDKELMELGIEI
- a CDS encoding AlbA family DNA-binding domain-containing protein translates to MDVNELLALIRQGENERIEFKRRATPEIAREICAMANADGGYILIGVSDEGNVLGCDIKKARETISSSLQNITPPLQVKTHALELGDRNVLVIEVPKSRNLCSIGGVAYIRIGSGIRPLSIQEILMLSSELGAVTWDEFPAAELSKTKEEYVEWFFSAVEKARGRRIPEEDWSRYLRSAKAIKGDKLTNAGVLFFTDVEEFIPHAGGRIVRMDGERPVWSREFRGPVWKVIDEMYAELLSQFSTIEVVARTKRTKLPEYPLRAVREAIINAFAHRNYAIPADVRIFIHPDMIVIRNPGGLMPGVDLEDPEHVPRNPNLCGLMYDAGYIEKYGYGLRLIREECRKHGLVEVEFKSSANRFEVVFKKKTDELLDDTDRKILEFLTVPRRSGEIAEYVGLSKPAVLKRIEKLEALGLARATGRGAQRRYEMVHR
- the glmU gene encoding bifunctional sugar-1-phosphate nucleotidylyltransferase/acetyltransferase, which encodes MKAVVLAAGKGERLRPLTDDRPKVILKVANRPIIEYVLENLDPFVDEFIVVVRYEKGKLIKALGDEFNGKPITYVEQLPGEGTAKAIESARKHIGEEEFIVANGDIYFEIAGVKDLIGAFRREKADAALLVKEFDDLSHFGKIEVEGSLVSGVKEKPGKVPGYANLGVYIFRPEVFEFIGKTPVSKRGEYEITDTLNLMIGSGKRVTYAVYSGYWNDIGRPWNLLELNEYILKNRLRHEIRGIVEEGATIVPPVEIGEGTVVRSGAYIVGPVKIGRNSRIGPNCFIRPATSIGDNCHVGNAVEVKNSIIMDGSNAPHLNYVGDSIIGENTNLGAGTITANLRHDRGNVKVEVKGKLEDSGRHKLGAIIGHNVKVGINVSIYPGRKIGSNSFIGPGVIVDRNVPPGSLLIVKQEKEVRKL
- a CDS encoding NOG1 family protein, producing MRNPFEKMPTVLTADEIIDKAFRRAEKAASALTPKGGPRAKARQREELRIRTISNVIRDNLKKLLDRTPGVSELPPFYRELVDTLVDRDQFHRSLAHVNWAIKTIRNLEQRYAEKIRYSRDPDEMSRLRRQFYGRVADVIRDIADDLEYLNQARNVLKDLPVVDLNLPTVVIAGHPNVGKSTLLRVLTNARPEVASYPFTTKGINVGQFEEHYLKYQVIDTPGLLDRPLSERNEVERQAILALKHLGKVIVYIFDPSEYCGYPIEEQTHLFEEIYAEFGEFPFIVVLNKVDIADEEKIKTVENFVRSKGLEPLRISALNGEGLDELKRRVIELVKPMVEEQARKIMEKELRKYRDELEL
- the pyrG gene encoding glutamine hydrolyzing CTP synthase; the protein is MAKFIFVTGGVVSGLGKGITSASLGMLMKARGLRTTNIKIDPYLNYDAGTMNPYQHGEVFVLDDGGEVDLDLGNYERFLDTSLSFDHNITTGKVYSAVIEKERKGEYLGATVQVIPHITNEIKGRIRRLARDYDVVVVEIGGTVGDIESMPFLEAARQMQIEEGRDNVAFVHVTYVPKLKVVGEQKTKPTQHSVKELRSLGIQPDAIVARSEDPLEESARMKISLFTNVPDEAVISAYDVEDTYEVPLMLEKEGLARYITKRLGLPEREPDLDAWRAMVEKYKSLTDTVEIAVVGKYVKLSDSYLSIKEALKHSSVANGVKVRIRWVEAEELEKHGVRLLEGVDGIIVPGGFGARGTEGKMMAARYARENDIPFLGICFGFQLTVVEFARNVLGLKGAHSTEIDPQTPYPVVDLMPEQRDLDRLGGTMRLGAYPVHIKPNTMARTLYGKEIVYERHRHRWEVNPDYIEEFEKAGLVFSGVAGDDGRRMEILELPDRRYFIATQFHPEFKSRPMNPAPVFRGLVKAAKERKYGG